The DNA region AATTCCAAATTAacatggaaattaatttttaacatttaaattaattaaaaatgaatgtTTAGACATgacttaaaattaatttttaacagGATTGGACTCtgcccttggactccagattgGTGAGGGCTGAGtttgattttttcctcctttttttaaggaattttgcCTCTTTTTTAACAGAATTTTCAGCAATTTTTAGGAATTCTTTCCCCCTCAGTGAAATTTGGGGTAGAAACctcaaatttcatttttttccctcatttttaaagcaattctGGGGCATTttaaagaggatttttttttaattttaaggagtttttttttatattttaatgaatttttatttatttcaatcACAAGGTTTCAATTCTGCTGTTGGGGGCATTGGAAGTGAATTCTGGGACctgaaatttgggaattttgggttttttgtgccTCTAATTTAGAAATAACGAATTTTAGATGATTGAAAATTGcagatttttacttttttgtgCTCCGAATTTAGGAATTTTTGATTTTTCCATGCctgaaaattgggatttttgacttttttatgactaaaatttgggaaatttgactttttttaCACTCAAAGTTTAGAAATTAGAACTTTTTTGGTTTAATTCTAATTTAGAAATTGTAACTTTTTGTGCTTCTAATTTAGAAATTGTGACGCTTCCAGGCctgaaaattgggaattttggcttTTTCTCCTCCAAACTCCAGGAATTGCTCATTATCTCCTATTTCTAACcccaaatttctcttttttcaccATTTCTAACCCCgaatttcccttttctcccatttctaaccccaaattccccttttttcactctttttaacccaattttccccccttttccccagccccatgtgAAGGATGCTGAAGAAGcgcagcctggctctgctgggtgcCGCGCTCTTCCTCGCCTGGAAcgggctgctgctcctcttcctctgggGCCGCCCCGGGGCCCTGCCGAGCCCCCCGCAGCCGCGGCTGCCCCCCGGCGCGCGCCTGCTGCCggcgcagctgctgcagctggcgCAGGACGCCGAGGCCGAGCTGCGCCTGCAGCGCgacctgctgctgcagatccAGCAGCTCAGCCGCCTGCAGCGCCGCAGGACGCCGCAACCGCCCCAAAAACCGCCCCAAAAACCGCCCCAAAAAACGCCGAGACCGCCTCAGATCAGCACCACGGCGGCCGGGGAGGCGCCGGTGCTGCCGGTGCTGGTGCTGGCCTGCGACCGCAGCTCGGTGCGGCGCTGCCTGGATAAGATCCTGCGCTACCGGCCCAGCGCGCGGCGCTTCCCCGTCATCGTCTCGCAGGACTGCGGCCACGCCGAGACCGCCGCCGTCATCGCCTCCTACGGCGCCGCCGTGGCGCACATCCGCCAGCCCGACCTCAGCGACGTGCCGGTGCCGCCGGAGCACCGCAAGTTCCAGGGGTACTACAAGATCTCGCGGCACTACCGCTGGGCGCTGGGGCAGGTGTTCCGCACCTTCCGCTACCGCGCCGCCATCGTGGTGGAGGACGACCTGGAGGTGGCGCCGGATTTCTTCGAGTACTTCCAGGCGGTGCTGCCGCTGCTGGAGCAGGACCCCAGCCTGTGGTGCGCCTCGGCGTGGAACGACAACGGCAAGGAGGGCCTGGTGGACGCCGGTAGGGCCGAGCTGCTCTACCGCACCGATTTCTTCCCCGGCctggggtggctgctgctggccgagCTGTGGGACGAGCTGGAGCCCAAATGGCCGCCGGCGTTCTGGGATGACTGGATGAGGCAGCCCGAGCAGCGGCGCGGCCGCGCCTGCGTGCGGCCCGAGGTGTCCAGGACGATGACCTTCGGCCGCAAGGGCGTGAGCCACGGCCAGTTCTACGACCAGTACCTGAAGTTCATCAAACTCAACGACCGCTTCGTGCCTTTCACCCAAATGGACCTTTCTTACCTCAAAAAGGACGAGTACGAGCgattcttcctgcagcaggttTACTCCGCCCCCGAAGTccacctggaggagctgcagaaggaTGCGGGGAGGGGCTCGGGGGCGGTCAGGCTCCAGTACCGGGGCAGGGATTCCTTCAAGGCTCTGGCCAAAGCTTTAGGGTTGATGGACGACCTCAAATCCGGCGTGCCCCGCGCCGGCTACCGCGGCGTCGTCAGCTTCGTGTGCCGCGGGCGCCGCGTCTTCCTGGCCCCCCCCTCGGACTGGACGGGCTACGAcccctcctggagctgagggtggggttttgggggggggtttccccgttttttggggggttttgcaGAATAAAAAGGTGAGAAACGCGGGGGTTCCGCCGCCCCCCTCCCGCCGTTTGCATCACTGCCATTTGCACCCTGAAATCGAAGTGGTTTAAAAGTCCCTCTCTAAATTTGGGGAAGtttcggggtttttttggggtgggtttggcgCTGGCGGGGTTCGAGAGGCGGACGTGGGGCAGGGGTTTTCCAGAATAAAAGGTGAAAAGCGGGGGATTCTCCCCACGATCCCAGGTTTGTTTTGCTGCCACGTCCGTCTgaattccatcccaaaattcaggaattttaaaaagttcctTTTGGCCttaaattttgcctttttggaGGCATACGGTGAAGGCGGAACAGCCCCAAAGGAACCAACGTCAGGATTTGGTGACGCCACCAAGTGCCCAAACCTGATTAAATTAACTCCAATCCAGGCGGGAATGCCCAGTGCCTTTTCCAGGGGAAGGAATTTTACGAGGAAATGCTGAAATTTTGTAAATCACAGGCACCGAACCCCTCAGGAAGAGGCCGGGAGTCCCCTGGGTCCTGCAGGGGggtccctgctccatccccaacTCACCCACAGCGATTTCTTGCCCTCCAGAACATTCTGGAACATTCTCGGACGTTCCAGGCCCATTCCTTCCCCCGCCGTTTTGAGGCGTTACTCCCCTCACAGACCCGTTATATACCCCGCGCAGAGCCCGCGCCTCGCTGCCATTGGTTGATTTTCCCGCCGAAAGAGCATCGCTCGTTCTGATTGGCTGAGCGCCCCGTCACTCTTCATTTCTCGCGTGCTGATTGGCCAGAACGGCGCTGAGGGGCGAGCCCGCCTCGTCCCCTCACGGCTGCGGTGATGGCGGGGCCCCGATGTCGGCGCGGGTTTCGCAGGTTTTATCCCCtcattcttttatttatttcgCGTTAAATGTTTGTGAGGCGCCCCCGGTGCCGCTCGTGTTCCCTCGGCAGCGGCAGCCCCGGCCCTTCCCCGGCTGCCCCGACTGGCcctttcccagtgctcccagttcggacatggaggaggaggaggaggaggaggaggaggaggaggaggagagaggggGTGAGGATGAAGCAGCCCCGGCcctttcccagtgctcccagttcggacatggaggaggaggaggagtgagGGGGTGAGGATGAAgaacaggaggaggaagagcgggatgaggatgaggaagggaaggaagagaaggagaaggaggtgaggatggagatggaggaggaaaagaaagggatggggatgaggaggaggatgagagcaggatgaggatgaagaagaggaagaaagagcGGGATGAGAATGGAGATGAagaaggggaggaagaggaagaaaaggaggagaagagTAGGATGGGGATGAAGAACAGGAGGAGGAGAGACTGGGATGGGGACGAagaaggggaggaagaggaggaggaagggcgGGCTGAGGATGGAGATGAAGAACAGGAGGCGGAAGAGGAGGAGCACAGGAtgaggatgaagaggaggagagcgggatgaggaaggagatggagaagaggagaaCAGAATagagatgaagaggaggaggaggaagagaagaacaGGCTGAGGATGAAGATGGAGAACAGGAGGAAGATGAGAGGAATGGAATAGGGATgaaaaagaggaggagaagaaggggATGAAGATGGGAGATGAAGAGAGGGATGGGgatgaagaagaggaggaaaatagTGGAACAGGgatgaagaagaggaggaggaggaggaggagaagaacaGAATAGAGATGaagaagaggagagggagaagagCAAAATAGGGATGAAGAAGAGAAGGATGAGAGTGGAATAGGgatgaagaagaggaggaggagagaacGGAATAGGgatgaagaagaagaggaggaggaggaaaagaagaatgGAATAGGGATAAAGAGGAGGAGAGAACGGAATAGGGATGAAGAGAAGAACAGAATAAGgatgaagaagaggaggaggagaacagAATAGggatgaagaggaagagaagaagaacagaacaaggatgaagaggaggaggagaataACAGAATAGGGATGAAGAAGAGAAGAAGAACAGAATAAGgatgaagaagaggaggagaataACGGAATAGGgatgaagaagaggaggaggagaacagAATAGggatgaagaggaagagaagaagaacagaacaaggatgaagaggaggaggagaacgGAATAGGaatgaagaggaggagaagaagaacagaataaggatgaagaagaggaggagaataACGGAATAGGGATGAAGAAGAGAAGAAGAACAGAACaaggatgaagaggaggagaatAACGGAATAGGgatgaagaagaggaggaggagaacagAATAGggatgaagaggaagagaagaagaaCAGAACAAGGAtgcagaagaggaggagaaTAACGGAATagggatgaagaggaggagaagaagaacagaacaaggatgaagaagaggaggagaataACGGAATagggatgaagaggaggagaagaacagaatgaggatgaagaagaggaggagaataACGGAATAGGgatgaagaagaggaggaggaggagccgcCTTTAGGGGCGGCACTTCCTGGGTCAGCGGCGGCGGCTCCATCCGCTCCCGGGCGGAGCTTCCCGGAGCGGCCGGGGGAGCCCCGGGCCCCCGGAGCATCGCCGggccgggggtccctgggggtccctgggggtcccgAGCCCCCCGTGCCCGGCTGGGGAGGAGCGCAGGAGGCGGCACCATGCAGGAGAGCTACGAGTCCCTGATCCTGCTGGGTGAGCCGCCAGAttatccccccaaaatcctcctgcCCGAAGTGCTCCTCCCCGAAATGATCCCTCGGAATTATCCCCGAAATCCCCCTCCTCaaaatccccctccccaaaataaccccccaaaattcccttcctCAAAATCCCCCTCCTCAaaaaccccctccccaaaatcaccccccaaaatccccctcctcaaaatccccctccccaaaatcaccccccaaaatccccctcctCAAAATTCCCCTCCTCAAAATAACCTCCGAAAATAACCCCTCGAAattatccccaaaatccccctcctcaaaaaccccctccccaaaataaccccccaaaattcccttcctCAAAATCCCCCTCCTCAaaaaccccctccccaaaatcaccccccAAAATtatcccctaaaatccccctcCTCAAAAACCCCTTCCCCAAAattatccccaaaatccccctcctCAAAATCCCCCTCCTCAAAATCCTTCTCCTCAGAAATCCCTTCCCAAAAATCACCCCCCCAAAataatcccccaaaatccccctcctcaaaatccccctccccaaaataaCCCCCCAGAAttatcccccaaaatccccctcctCAAAATCTCCCTCCTCaaaaccccctccccaaaataaccccccaaaattatcccctaaaatcccccctCCTCAAAATCCTTCTCCTCAAAATAACCTCCCAAaataaccccccaaaatcctcctcaAAATCCCCTTCCCCAAAATAACCCCCCAAAATTGTCCCCGAAAACCATTCCCCAAAATTATCCCCTAAAtcctcctccccaaaatccccctccccaaaatccccctccccaaaatccttcCCAATATAACCACCCCAAAATAACTCCCTAAAAAACCCACCCTCAAAATCCCCCTCCTCAaattttttctccaaaactgtccccaaaatccccttccgCAAAATAACCCACTCAAAataacccccccaaaatccccctccccaaaataaCCACCCCATAATCCTCCCCCAgaacaaaccccccaaaatccccctccccaaaataaCCACCCCATAAtcctcccccaaaatccccctccccaaaatccccctccccaaaataaCCCTAAAAATAAACCCCGGGGATAAAACCCTTCGGTTTTAACTGGAAATCCTGCTGGAACGAGTCCACAACCAGcctgaatttctctttttttggtgttttttggtgttttttggtgCTTTTGGGGCAGATTTCCCCATCCCCAAGCCCAACATCGTGTCCCGGCTGGAGcccgaggaggagctgggggtgcccgACCCCAACGACTCCAAGGAGTGGGAGATCCTCAGGGTGGCCCCTGCAGGTGagctgggacccctccccaccccggggtccctttttccttctcccccagcccctttttatttctttcccctttttccctcctcatcctcttttttttctcttatttttttcctaatctccttttttttccaatcccttttttcccctcttgccattttccccctttcccttttttccttcatcccctttttttcctcaaccccttttttttccaatcctctttttcttccaaTCCCCTTTTTCCCACCAATCTCCATTTTCCCCCGCAATCcaattttttctctccatcctctttttctttcatcccctttttttccccacccccTTTCCTCCACCTcgattttcccccatttttccccattattttcccccatttccccattatttttctattttccctcctttattttccccattatttccTCATTATTCCCCCAAtctcccccccattttttccattatttaccccaaatttccccccattATTTTTGCCATTCTCCCCCCATTATTccccattttccttctttttcccctgttatTCCTCATTATTTCCCAAAAATTTCCCCATTAttcccccattattttccccattatttctCTAttattccccaaattcccccaatttttcccaatttcccccataATTCCCCCagtttttcccaatttccccccattaTTCCCTATTTCCCGTTATTCCCCAATTTCTCTAAATTCACCATTATttttcccaaatccccccaaatttcccccaaatccccacaaattttcccaaaacgccccaaatttccccattattttccccaaatccccccagattttctcaaaatcccccaaatttcctcaTTATCTTCCCTGTGTTTtgcaaattttccccaaatctccccaagtttccccatttttcccaaattccccccaaattttccccaaatcctccaaattttccccaaatttccccattattttccctatttttcccaaattccccccaaatttccctcaaaccccccaaattctcccaatttcccccaaattttccccaaatcccccaatttCTCTAAattcccccattatttcccccaaattttccccaaatccccccaaattccccaaatttccccaaaaccccccaaatttccccattatcttcccagtttttcccaaatttaccccaattccccccaaatttaccccaattccccccaaatttcccaaaacccccaattttcccccgtTTCTCCCGCAGACGACGCCCCCAGCCAGCGACGAGGACCCCGAGgaccccgcccccgccgcccctccccccgccccggactccctcctcctcctcctcccctccccctccccgcccgccccgccccctccccccccgGCGGGGCGTGGCTCGCGCCGCGGGCGtggccggcggggcgggggcgtgGCCGGCGGCGCCGGGCGTGGCCAGGCGGCCCCGCCCCCCAAGCCCTTCACCTGCCTGGCGTGCGGCAAGGGCTTCACGCGCAGCTCCAACCGCAACGCGCACCTGCGCACGCACCtgggcgggcggggccgcggccacGCCCCCGCGCTGCCCCGCCCCCTGCGCCAGGTGAGCCCGCGGCGCTTCGGGTGTGGTCAGTGCGGGCGGAGCTTCGGGCGCAGCGCCCACCTGAGCGCGCACCTGCGGGCGCACCTGGGCGAGCGGCCCTACACCTGCGGCGAGTGTGGGCGGGGCTTCAGCTACAGCTCCGCCTTCCTCAAGCACCGCCACGCCCACGGGCAGCCGCAGGAGCCGGGcgccaggaggaggaggaggaggaagggcgCGCCCTGCGCACCCGGCCACGCCTGCGGGgcggggctggcagagggccACGCCCTCCTGGCGCACCTGCACGGTCACGCTGAGGACACGCCCCTGGGCTGCGCCACGCCCTACACCTGCGGGGATTGTGGGAAGGGCTTCGGGGGAAGCTCCGCCCTCATCCGGCACCAGCGGCTGCACCTGGGCTAGGAGGGACCGGAACCGGAACCGGAACCGGAACCGGAACCGGGACTGGATCcgggactggggacagggaaactTCCAGAAGCAGGACTGGAACCGGAACTGGAACCGGAACTGGAACCGGAACTGGAACTGGAACTGGAACCGGAACTGGAACCGGAACCGGGACTGGATCCGGGACAGGGAAACTTCCAGAAGCAGGACTGGAACCGGAACTGGAACTCAAACTGGAACTGGAACCGGAACCAGAACCGGGACAGGGAAACTTCCAGAATTGGGACTGGAATCGGGGCCGAAACTGGAACCGGAACCAGAACTGGAACCGGGACTGGGACAGAGAAACTTCCGGAACCAGAAccgggactgggactgggagaGGGAAGCTTCCAGAACCTGGACCAAAACTGAGACTGGAACCGGAACCGGAACTGGAACCAGGACTGGGAAACTTCCAGAACCAGGACTGGAATCAGAACTGGGACTGGAATCGGAACTGGAACCGGGACTGGGACAGAGAAACTTCCGGAACTGGGACTGGAATTGGAACTGGAACTGGAATGGGGACTGGGAAACTTCCAGAACCAGGACCGGAACTGAGACTGGAACTGAAACTGGAACCGGGACTGGGGCTGGAAAACTTCCGGAACTGGGACCAGAACCAGGAAACTTCCGGAACCAGGACTGGGAAACTTCCGGAACCggaactgggactgggacagagAAAGTTCCAGATCTGGGACCGGAATCTGAACTGGAAccgggactgggactgggaaaCTTCtggaaccaggacctgaactGGGACTAGAACTGGGAAACTTCCAGAACCAGGACTGGGAAACTTCCAGAACCGAGACCAGGACTGGAACTGGAACCGGGGCTGGAACTGGGACCAGAACCGGGACTGGGAAACAACCGGAACTGGAGCCCTCCGGAACCGGGACCGGAACTTGGAGCTCTCCAGAACCAGgaggctcccagtgccagaacTGTGACCAAGAACCTTCCAGAACCTTCCAGAACCAGGATCCTTCCAGAACCAGGGCCCTTCCAGAACTGGGACCATTCCAGAACCGGGACCCCCCAGAACCGGGACCTTCCAGAACCAGAACCAGGGCCCCTCTGGAACTGGGACCCCCCCAGAACCGGGACCAATCCAGAACCGGGACCCCCCAGAACCGGGACTTTCTAGAACCGGGACCATCCCGAACTGGGACCATTTCAGAACTGGGACAATTCCAGAACCAGAACTGAACCTTCCAGAACCAGAACCGGGACCCCTCTGGGACTGGGACCTTTC from Passer domesticus isolate bPasDom1 unplaced genomic scaffold, bPasDom1.hap1 HAP1_SCAFFOLD_128, whole genome shotgun sequence includes:
- the MGAT1 gene encoding alpha-1,3-mannosyl-glycoprotein 2-beta-N-acetylglucosaminyltransferase gives rise to the protein MLKKRSLALLGAALFLAWNGLLLLFLWGRPGALPSPPQPRLPPGARLLPAQLLQLAQDAEAELRLQRDLLLQIQQLSRLQRRRTPQPPQKPPQKPPQKTPRPPQISTTAAGEAPVLPVLVLACDRSSVRRCLDKILRYRPSARRFPVIVSQDCGHAETAAVIASYGAAVAHIRQPDLSDVPVPPEHRKFQGYYKISRHYRWALGQVFRTFRYRAAIVVEDDLEVAPDFFEYFQAVLPLLEQDPSLWCASAWNDNGKEGLVDAGRAELLYRTDFFPGLGWLLLAELWDELEPKWPPAFWDDWMRQPEQRRGRACVRPEVSRTMTFGRKGVSHGQFYDQYLKFIKLNDRFVPFTQMDLSYLKKDEYERFFLQQVYSAPEVHLEELQKDAGRGSGAVRLQYRGRDSFKALAKALGLMDDLKSGVPRAGYRGVVSFVCRGRRVFLAPPSDWTGYDPSWS
- the LOC135291820 gene encoding zinc finger protein 48-like yields the protein MQESYESLILLGEPPDYPPKILLPEISPSPSPTSCPGWSPRRSWGCPTPTTPRSGRSSGWPLQTTPPASDEDPEDPAPAAPPPAPDSLLLLLPSPSPPAPPPPPPAGRGSRRGRGRRGGGVAGGAGRGQAAPPPKPFTCLACGKGFTRSSNRNAHLRTHLGGRGRGHAPALPRPLRQVSPRRFGCGQCGRSFGRSAHLSAHLRAHLGERPYTCGECGRGFSYSSAFLKHRHAHGQPQEPGARRRRRRKGAPCAPGHACGAGLAEGHALLAHLHGHAEDTPLGCATPYTCGDCGKGFGGSSALIRHQRLHLG